Proteins encoded by one window of Pseudomonas sp. LS44:
- a CDS encoding LemA family protein, producing the protein MQTNPRYLASARMAALLLLATLLSGCGINNIPTYDEQVKATWAQVENQYQRRADLIPNLVETVKGYAKQEQDTLVAVIEARAKATSIQVDASTLDDPQKMKQFEQAQQQLSGALSRLMVVSERYPDLKSNQNFLALQSQLEGTENRIAVARRDFIASVERYNTEIRTFPGRLWHSVMYSNMPVRTNFEATATAAEKAPEVKF; encoded by the coding sequence ATGCAGACAAACCCGAGATACCTAGCCAGCGCCCGCATGGCGGCGCTACTGCTGCTGGCCACGCTGCTGAGCGGCTGCGGCATCAACAACATTCCGACCTACGACGAGCAGGTCAAGGCCACCTGGGCGCAGGTGGAGAACCAGTATCAGCGGCGCGCCGACCTGATCCCCAACCTGGTGGAAACCGTCAAGGGCTACGCCAAGCAGGAGCAGGACACGCTGGTGGCGGTGATCGAGGCCCGCGCCAAGGCCACTTCGATTCAGGTCGACGCCAGCACCCTCGACGATCCGCAGAAGATGAAACAGTTCGAGCAAGCGCAGCAGCAACTGAGCGGCGCGCTGAGCCGGCTGATGGTGGTCTCCGAGCGCTATCCGGATTTGAAATCGAACCAGAACTTCCTCGCCCTGCAATCGCAACTGGAAGGCACCGAGAACCGCATCGCGGTGGCGCGACGCGACTTCATCGCCTCTGTGGAGCGCTACAACACCGAGATCCGCACCTTCCCCGGGCGGCTCTGGCATAGCGTGATGTACAGCAACATGCCGGTACGCACCAACTTCGAAGCCACCGCCACAGCGGCGGAAAAAGCTCCCGAAGTGAAGTTTTGA
- a CDS encoding DEAD/DEAH box helicase, translated as MTFASLGLIEPLLRAIETLGYQTPSPIQAQAIPAVLAGRDLMAAAQTGTGKTAGFALPLLQRLMMEGPQVASNSVRALVLVPTRELAEQVHESFQQYGQHLPLRTYAVYGGVSINPQMMKLRKGVDLLVATPGRLLDLFRQNAVKFNQLQTLVLDEADRMLDLGFADELRAVYAALPKKRQTLLFSATFSDAIRLLAGQMLDDPLSIEVSPRNVAASTVKQWVIPVDKKRKAELFLHLLREQRWGQVLVFAKTRNGVDQLSELLQAEGISADGIHGDKPQATRQRALDRFKNREVQILVATDVAARGLDIDDLPLVVNFDLPIVAEDYVHRIGRTGRAGAKGQAVSLVCADEVQLLVAIEVLTRQTLQRIEEADFEPDHRVPHTDASGQVLKKPKKPKKPKTTGSKGSLGRWVESDAPAKPQVNAVRKVPSFNTGPKKKKP; from the coding sequence ATGACTTTCGCCTCTCTCGGCTTGATTGAACCGCTGCTGCGCGCCATCGAAACCCTCGGTTATCAAACCCCTTCGCCGATCCAGGCGCAGGCGATTCCGGCGGTACTGGCCGGCCGCGACCTGATGGCCGCCGCGCAGACCGGCACCGGCAAAACCGCCGGCTTTGCCTTGCCGCTGCTGCAACGCCTGATGATGGAAGGCCCGCAAGTGGCGAGCAATTCGGTGCGCGCGCTGGTGCTGGTGCCGACCCGCGAACTGGCCGAGCAGGTGCACGAGAGTTTCCAGCAGTACGGCCAGCATCTGCCGCTGCGCACCTACGCGGTGTACGGCGGGGTGAGCATCAATCCGCAGATGATGAAACTGCGCAAGGGTGTCGATCTGCTGGTCGCCACGCCGGGGCGTTTGCTCGATCTGTTCCGCCAGAACGCGGTCAAGTTCAACCAGCTGCAAACCCTGGTCCTCGATGAAGCCGACCGCATGCTCGACCTCGGCTTCGCTGACGAGCTGCGTGCGGTGTACGCTGCGCTGCCGAAAAAGCGCCAGACCCTGTTGTTCTCAGCGACCTTCTCCGACGCCATCCGCCTGCTCGCCGGGCAGATGCTCGACGATCCGCTGTCCATCGAAGTCAGCCCGCGCAACGTCGCCGCCAGCACCGTCAAGCAGTGGGTGATTCCGGTCGACAAGAAGCGCAAGGCCGAACTGTTCCTGCATCTGCTGCGTGAGCAGCGTTGGGGCCAGGTGCTGGTCTTCGCCAAGACCCGCAACGGCGTCGATCAGCTCAGCGAACTGTTGCAGGCCGAAGGCATCAGCGCCGACGGCATCCACGGCGACAAGCCGCAGGCGACCCGCCAGCGCGCGCTGGATCGTTTCAAGAATCGCGAGGTGCAGATCCTGGTCGCCACCGATGTGGCTGCGCGCGGGCTGGACATCGACGACCTACCGCTGGTGGTCAACTTCGACTTGCCGATCGTTGCCGAGGACTACGTGCATCGCATCGGCCGCACCGGTCGCGCCGGCGCCAAGGGCCAGGCGGTGTCGCTGGTCTGCGCCGACGAAGTGCAATTGCTGGTAGCCATCGAAGTGCTCACCCGGCAGACCTTGCAGCGCATTGAGGAGGCCGATTTCGAACCCGATCACCGTGTGCCGCACACCGACGCCAGCGGTCAGGTGCTGAAAAAACCGAAAAAGCCGAAGAAGCCCAAGACCACCGGTAGCAAAGGCTCCCTCGGCCGCTGGGTGGAAAGCGACGCGCCGGCCAAGCCGCAAGTCAACGCGGTGCGCAAAGTGCCGAGCTTCAATACCGGGCCGAAAAAGAAAAAGCCCTGA
- a CDS encoding VOC family protein: protein MRNLNSVELKTFVPAKDFPLSQRFYQDLGFTPGWVGEQMAYFSHGAHCAFLLQDFYVQDWAENCVMHLLVEDVDAWWEQVQAAQLAERYGVRLVPPQDQPWGMRDFIVFDPSGVLWRIAQNI, encoded by the coding sequence ATGCGCAATCTGAACAGCGTCGAACTCAAGACTTTCGTACCCGCCAAGGATTTCCCCCTCAGCCAGCGCTTCTATCAGGACCTGGGCTTCACGCCCGGCTGGGTCGGCGAGCAGATGGCCTATTTCAGCCATGGCGCGCACTGCGCGTTTCTCCTGCAGGACTTTTATGTCCAGGACTGGGCGGAGAACTGCGTGATGCATCTGCTGGTGGAGGACGTGGACGCCTGGTGGGAGCAGGTCCAGGCCGCGCAGCTCGCCGAACGTTACGGCGTGCGCCTGGTGCCGCCGCAGGACCAGCCGTGGGGCATGCGCGATTTCATCGTCTTCGACCCCAGCGGCGTGCTCTGGCGGATTGCGCAGAACATCTGA
- a CDS encoding N-acetyltransferase, with protein MSLTFRRATPADAPFAVPLIYSSGPAAFDFVFAHPARGSAQDFLQAAFVSAAGEFSHRQHWVGELNGRVVATGTAFSGAANLSNSLAAARQIFAFYGLRHAWRVIVRGLRIERLIQPPSRQVLYLAHLGVAPELIGQGLGSQLIEHLLSQAATLKLHTAALDVTASNPLAQKLYERLGFRVCEERASTLPGIAAHRYMERPLLAD; from the coding sequence ATGTCGTTGACCTTTCGCCGTGCCACTCCCGCCGACGCCCCCTTCGCCGTGCCGCTGATCTACAGCTCGGGGCCGGCGGCGTTCGATTTCGTCTTCGCCCACCCGGCTCGCGGTAGCGCGCAGGATTTCCTGCAGGCGGCCTTCGTCAGCGCGGCCGGCGAGTTCAGCCATCGCCAGCACTGGGTCGGTGAGTTGAACGGCCGGGTGGTGGCCACTGGCACGGCGTTCAGCGGCGCGGCCAATCTGAGCAACAGCCTGGCTGCGGCACGGCAGATTTTCGCCTTCTATGGTCTGCGCCACGCCTGGCGCGTGATCGTCCGCGGCTTGCGCATCGAACGTCTGATCCAGCCACCTAGTCGTCAGGTGCTGTATCTCGCTCATCTCGGCGTCGCGCCAGAGCTGATTGGTCAGGGCCTCGGCAGCCAACTGATCGAACATCTGCTCAGCCAGGCCGCGACCCTCAAGCTGCACACCGCGGCGCTGGACGTCACGGCGAGCAATCCGCTGGCGCAGAAACTCTACGAGCGCCTGGGTTTCCGCGTGTGCGAAGAACGCGCTTCGACGCTGCCAGGCATCGCCGCGCATCGCTATATGGAGCGTCCACTGCTCGCCGACTAA
- a CDS encoding TIGR03862 family flavoprotein, with protein sequence MTESAAPAAPRATIIGGGPAGLMAAEMLALAGIPVDLYDAMPSLGRKFLLAGVGGMNITHSEAKPAFLDHYGTRRAEIAALLDDFDAEALRSWIHGLGIDTFVGSSGRVFPTDMKAAPLLRAWLKRLREHGVNLHTRSRWLGWNADGSLRIATTEGEIAVSADATLLALGGGSWARLGSDGAWVPLLEQRGVGVAALQPSNCGFEVAGWSALFAEKFAGAPVKSCAIACGSAAPRLGEFVITAQGVEGSLIYALSAPIREQIAASGSATVQLDLLPQKTVQQIETALRKPRGSKSISNHLRGQLGLDGVRAGLLRELSSAATYADPALLAAAIKTLPLTLVRTRPLDEAISSAGGVTFAALDERLMLRQLPGVFCAGEMLDWEAPTGGYLLTACFASGRAAGLGILEWLRAESA encoded by the coding sequence ATGACCGAGTCCGCCGCCCCTGCCGCCCCTCGCGCCACCATCATCGGCGGCGGCCCTGCCGGTTTGATGGCCGCCGAAATGCTGGCCCTGGCCGGAATCCCAGTCGACCTCTACGACGCCATGCCTTCGCTTGGCCGCAAGTTCCTGCTGGCCGGGGTCGGCGGGATGAACATCACCCACTCGGAGGCCAAGCCGGCGTTCCTCGATCACTACGGCACGCGCCGCGCCGAGATCGCCGCGCTGCTCGACGATTTCGACGCCGAGGCGCTGCGCAGCTGGATTCACGGCTTGGGTATCGACACCTTCGTCGGCAGCTCCGGGCGGGTATTCCCCACCGACATGAAAGCCGCGCCACTGCTGCGCGCGTGGCTCAAGCGCTTGCGCGAACACGGCGTCAACCTGCACACGCGCAGCCGCTGGCTGGGCTGGAATGCCGACGGCAGCCTGCGTATCGCCACAACCGAGGGAGAAATCGCCGTGTCTGCCGATGCCACCCTGCTCGCCCTGGGCGGCGGCAGCTGGGCGCGGCTCGGCTCGGACGGCGCTTGGGTACCGCTGCTGGAACAGCGCGGGGTCGGCGTGGCGGCGCTGCAGCCGAGCAACTGCGGCTTCGAAGTGGCCGGCTGGAGTGCACTGTTCGCCGAGAAATTCGCCGGCGCGCCAGTCAAGTCCTGCGCCATCGCCTGCGGTAGCGCAGCGCCACGCCTCGGCGAGTTCGTGATCACCGCCCAAGGCGTCGAAGGCAGCCTGATCTATGCGCTATCGGCACCGATCCGCGAGCAGATCGCCGCCAGCGGCAGCGCCACCGTGCAGCTCGACCTGTTGCCGCAGAAAACCGTGCAGCAGATCGAAACCGCACTGCGCAAACCGCGCGGCAGCAAGTCGATCAGCAACCACCTGCGCGGCCAGCTCGGCCTCGACGGGGTGCGCGCCGGCTTGTTGCGCGAACTGAGCAGCGCCGCGACCTATGCCGACCCCGCGCTACTGGCCGCGGCAATCAAGACCCTGCCACTGACGCTGGTGCGAACCCGCCCGCTCGACGAGGCGATCAGCAGCGCCGGCGGCGTCACCTTCGCCGCGCTGGATGAACGCTTGATGCTGCGCCAGCTGCCCGGCGTGTTCTGCGCCGGTGAAATGCTCGACTGGGAAGCGCCCACCGGCGGCTACCTGCTCACCGCCTGCTTCGCCAGCGGCCGCGCGGCAGGCCTGGGCATTCTCGAATGGCTGCGGGCCGAGAGCGCCTAA